The DNA sequence GTCAGACGAGACGGCATCTTTAGCCGTGAAATCAGCAATATCATAAACTCCAGCGAATGCTGCTGCAGCGGAAAGGCAGAGGGCCAATAAGAAAGAACGCTTCATCGTATCTACTCCGAATAATCCAATTTTTTTGGAAAAATATATAAAAAAAACACCAATAGTGAATTATATAATTTTTTTTCACGACTAGAATCGCGATTTAGGCGAATAAATTATAAGTGTGATGAAAATGTCACGTAATTATATTGTTTGGCCGACTGCTTGTAAAAGTCTGGTTACAAACTTCCGTTTTTTCTAATGACTAATAACTAACGACTAATAACGGTCATTTCTATTTACTATATGGCACTCCTTCGGAGTGCATCTAGTACGGCTCGGCTATGCCAAAAAACAAAAATGTTTTTTGCCTTTCTAGCTTTGCACACTTTTGTCGCAGCTCTCGCCTTTGACGCTCTTTGAGCGTCTTTTGCTGGGCTCAAAAATGAATCTGCAAGCAGCTTCGCTTTGTTCGCCCTACGCAAAAGTTACTATATTTTCCTGCGTAAAATTTTAACCCTAAAAAAGAAGGTGCTATAATGGCAAAGCTTTCTATCGAAGATCTCGAACTCGCCGGCAAGCGCGTGTTCATCCGTGTTGACTTCAACGTTCCGCAGGACAAGGTGACTGGCGAAATCACCAACACCAAGCGTATCGAAGCCGCTCTCCCGACTATCCAGTACGCTCTCGACAAGGGTGCAGCAGTCGTGCTCGCTTCCCACCTCGGCCGTCCGAATGGCGAAAAGAACATGAAGTACACGCTCGCCCCGGTTGCCAAGAAGCTCGAAGAACTCATCAAGAAGCCGGTGAAGTTCCTCTCCGACTGCGTGGGTCCTGAAGTTGAAGCAGCCTGCGCCGCTATCAAGCCGGGTGAAATCATCCTCCTCGAAAACCTCCGCTTCCACATTGAAGAAGAAGGCAAGAGGAAGATCAAGAACGCTGATGGCACCGAAACTAAGGAAAAGGCCGACAAGGAAGCCGTCAAGGCATTCCGCGCAAGCCTCACCAAGCTCGCTGACGTCTACGTGAACGACGCTTTCGGTACCGCTCACCGCGATCACTCTTCCATGACTGGTGTTGAACTCCCGCAGCGTGCCGCTGGTTTCCTCATGAACAAGGAACTCAAGGCATTCGACCAGGTCCTCAACAATCCTCCGCGTCCGTTCCTCGCCATCCTCGGCGGTGCAAAGGTCGCTGACAAGATCCAGCTCATCAACAACCTCCTCGACAAGGCCGACAAGATCATCATCGGCGGTGGCATGGCTTTCACCTTCAAGAAGGTTCTCAACAACATCGAAATCGGTTCTTCTTTGTTTGACGAAGAAGGTGCCAAGCTCGTTCCGGATCTCATGGCTAAGGCTAAGGCTGCTGGCAAGGAAATCATCCTCCCGGTGGACTACATTGCTGCTGACAAGTTTGCTGCCGACGCTGCTACTAAGGCTGTCTCTGACGCTGAAGGCATTCCGGCTGGCTGGATGGGCCTCGATGTGGGCGCTGAATCCACCAAGCTCTTCGTGAACGCTATCAAGTCCGCCAAGACCATCGTCTGGAACGGCCCTGCAGGCGTGTTCGAATTCGAAGCCTTCGAAAAGGCTACCAAGGCTATGGCAGACGCTATCGTCGAAGCTACCGCTGCTGGCGCAATCACCGTGATCGGTGGTGGCGATACCGCTACGGCAGCCAAGAAGTACGGTGCAGACAAGAAGGTGACCCACACCTCTACGGGTGGTGGCGCATCTTTGGAACTCTTGGAAGGTAAAGTCCTCCCGGGTGTTGCAGTGCTTACTGACAAGTAATTCAAAATAAAATTTTGGATTTTAAAAGCTCCGCATTTTTGTGCGGAGTTTTTTATATTAATTCGCATGAAAATTATTTTGTTGTGTATTGCGTTGTTGATGATGCCTTGCTTGGCTAATGAACCGGCTGTGGTTACGCCAGTTGATTCAGCGGCGTATTATGACAGTTTAGCCAATTATAATTACCAAAGGTTTCGTGCGAATGAGACAATGTCCGAAGTGTTTTATTGGACGAGTGTTGGATTGTCTATTGCCACCCCGATTCTGGTGTTTGCCGCTAGAGGCGCTGCAGATTGTTATGGTCCCGAAGGATGCCGTGGGGGAAATGTTGTTTTGGACGCTGCTGCGCTTACTGCTGCAATTTTGGTCTTGCCTTCTTGGATTGCTTATGGAGGTTTTAGTATCGCGAAAATCAGACGTCAGCGGGATTTCTATAATTACAATCGAAAAAAAGAGGCGCTTTTAGAGCAACGAAAACTGAATGACGCTGAATCCGTCAATTTGCAAGTGCAAATTTCTCCCTTGCTAAATCCTCTAGATGGGCGTTACGGCGCCGTTTTGGCTTTCTCGTTTTAGCCTTGTTCGTCTTGCTTTGGCTCGGCGGTTTCGTCGTGTTCCTCGATTTTACTGACTTTGGTGAACCAGTAGTCTTCGCTGTTGATGGAACTCATGTTGCCGATGAGCTGGTCGAGGTCGAGATTTTGAATGTCGTTGTTTTCGTTAGGCATGTCTTGAATATAAAAATCATTTGAAAAGGAGGTTCCCGCTCGGGGGCGGGAATGACATTTAAAATGATCGTTTTTACATGATTTTTGTAGATTTATAATGTCTTTGTCAAAGGAGTTTTTATGTCGATTGCCGAATTTTCAAAGAAATTCCATGCGGATAAGCGCGGTAACTGTGCCATGGCTGTAGCTTATGGCTATGCAAAAGCAACGGGCAAGTCCGAAGAAGAGGCGGTGAAGGCCGCTGAAATGTTCCGTACTTTTGGCGGAGGCAAGGCTCCGGATGGCTTGTGCGGTGCGCTCTATGCTGCGAAGATGATGCAACCCGACCATGCCGAATCGATTGAAGAGGTCTTTAAGCGCGGCGCTCAGGGCTTTACCAAGTGTAAGGAAATCCGTCCGAACAAGATTATCCCGTGCAATCGCTGTGTGGAACTTGCAGGCGAAGCGCTGGATTTTCTTGAAAAATAACTGGATGCTTCGGGCTTTTGCCCTCAGCATGACGAGTTATATGTTGTGGGCTTTAGCCCTCTGCATGACGTTAAGGATTGTAGTCCACTTCCTACTGTCTACTTTCTACTGTCTACTAATTTCACGTTCAAGAGGTCTTCTTCCCAAGTTTCTTTTTGCTTGCGGAGAGCTTCGAGAGACTTGTCGTCAGCGCCACTTTCGTCTCGTGTTTGCATGAGCTGTTTGTAGCTTTCGGCAAGTTTGCTTGCGTGTGGATATTCCGGGACGAGAATGGCGAGTTCCTCCAAAATGGCTTCGTCTGAGTACAGGCGGGCGATTCCTTCGAGCGAACGTTCGATATACTTTGTTTTTTCGTTTTCTTGCTTGAACGCTTCTGCTTCTTTAAATTCGAGAGGTGTAATCTTGTCTATCCATGCCGTTTCTGCGATGTATAACTCGTTGTCTTCTGCGATCGCATCCTTGCGGCCAAATATTTCCAACTGCGACTTGAGGAACGGTCGATAGCTTTCTACATCGATATTTAACGAATTTTTTTCTGCAAAATCAGCGAGATTTCTGAGATTTGCCTCGGATGGATTGTTCAGGAGGCATTCTTTGAG is a window from the Fibrobacter sp. UWB4 genome containing:
- the pgk gene encoding phosphoglycerate kinase; this translates as MAKLSIEDLELAGKRVFIRVDFNVPQDKVTGEITNTKRIEAALPTIQYALDKGAAVVLASHLGRPNGEKNMKYTLAPVAKKLEELIKKPVKFLSDCVGPEVEAACAAIKPGEIILLENLRFHIEEEGKRKIKNADGTETKEKADKEAVKAFRASLTKLADVYVNDAFGTAHRDHSSMTGVELPQRAAGFLMNKELKAFDQVLNNPPRPFLAILGGAKVADKIQLINNLLDKADKIIIGGGMAFTFKKVLNNIEIGSSLFDEEGAKLVPDLMAKAKAAGKEIILPVDYIAADKFAADAATKAVSDAEGIPAGWMGLDVGAESTKLFVNAIKSAKTIVWNGPAGVFEFEAFEKATKAMADAIVEATAAGAITVIGGGDTATAAKKYGADKKVTHTSTGGGASLELLEGKVLPGVAVLTDK